From Dethiosulfovibrio peptidovorans, the proteins below share one genomic window:
- a CDS encoding aldo/keto reductase produces MDTMRLGRTNLTVTRSGFGALPIQRLPKAEAVTLIREAYDQGITYFDTARSYTDSEDKLGAALVDIRDRVVISTKSHSTTPEELRLHVETSLKALGTDWVDILQFHNPKTVYLPGGEDGMYDELFLLKEQGKVRYIGYTNHSLDRAMEAVQSKAYDTVQFPLNHLSAPKDLELVDLCARLDVGFIAMKGMSGGLVTDARLSFAFLRQFENVVPIWGIQRRSELEEFLKLEASPPLLSDLWQAIETDRTDLAGDFCRSCGYCLPCPAGIDIPQAARMSLLLGRMPWRPFMSEKWRKKMEQIEDCILCRQCSSRCPYGLDTPALLQKNLAFYRSFYQTHHDL; encoded by the coding sequence ATGGACACCATGAGACTGGGACGGACTAATTTGACGGTAACGAGAAGCGGTTTTGGAGCTCTTCCTATCCAGAGACTGCCCAAGGCAGAGGCGGTCACCCTGATCCGGGAGGCATACGATCAAGGGATCACATATTTTGACACGGCCCGATCCTACACCGACAGCGAGGACAAGCTCGGCGCGGCTTTGGTCGACATTCGGGACAGAGTTGTCATTTCCACCAAAAGCCACAGCACAACTCCGGAAGAGCTTCGCCTCCACGTGGAGACGAGCCTGAAGGCTCTGGGCACAGATTGGGTGGACATCCTTCAATTTCATAACCCCAAGACAGTGTATCTACCGGGGGGAGAGGACGGAATGTACGACGAGCTTTTTCTCCTCAAAGAGCAGGGGAAAGTCCGGTACATCGGCTACACAAACCACAGCCTGGATCGAGCCATGGAGGCAGTTCAGTCTAAAGCATACGACACTGTTCAGTTCCCTCTGAACCATCTGAGTGCCCCCAAAGACCTGGAGTTGGTTGACCTGTGTGCCCGCCTGGACGTGGGATTTATCGCCATGAAGGGAATGTCGGGAGGTCTGGTAACAGATGCCCGGCTCTCCTTCGCTTTCTTACGCCAGTTCGAAAACGTGGTCCCCATCTGGGGCATCCAGAGACGTTCTGAGCTTGAGGAGTTTCTCAAGCTGGAGGCATCGCCCCCTCTGCTGTCGGATCTTTGGCAGGCTATCGAAACGGATCGAACCGATCTGGCCGGAGACTTCTGTCGCTCCTGCGGCTACTGTCTTCCGTGCCCAGCGGGAATCGACATTCCGCAAGCAGCCCGAATGTCCCTTCTCCTGGGCCGAATGCCCTGGCGTCCTTTCATGTCCGAGAAATGGAGAAAAAAAATGGAGCAGATCGAGGACTGCATCCTTTGCCGCCAATGCTCAAGCCGCTGTCCTTACGGACTGGATACCCCGGCGCTGCTCCAAAAAAACCTGGCCTTCTATCGATCCTTCTACCAAACCCATCACGACCTTTAA
- the purE gene encoding 5-(carboxyamino)imidazole ribonucleotide mutase, whose translation MKNVMVGIVLGSISDEPMAAKATGVLDTLGISYEVTVASAHRTPDDVEAYARNAEKRGLSVIVAVAGMSAALPGVMAAHTTLPVVGLPVSAGALRGIDALYSMTQMPPGIPVASVGVDGGSNAALLAARMVALTDPDVRSRLDTFQKKQAEKVRQSRSDLKSPSAPQEAFAQE comes from the coding sequence ATGAAAAACGTGATGGTCGGCATCGTCCTGGGCTCAATCAGCGACGAACCTATGGCGGCAAAGGCGACAGGGGTTTTGGACACGCTCGGTATTTCCTACGAAGTAACCGTAGCGTCAGCTCATCGAACCCCTGACGACGTGGAGGCATATGCTCGAAACGCCGAAAAGAGGGGGCTCTCGGTTATCGTCGCGGTGGCGGGCATGTCGGCAGCCCTTCCAGGGGTCATGGCAGCTCACACCACGTTGCCGGTAGTTGGTCTCCCGGTCTCGGCAGGAGCTTTGAGAGGAATCGACGCTCTGTATTCGATGACCCAAATGCCTCCAGGCATCCCCGTGGCTTCTGTGGGGGTGGATGGAGGAAGCAACGCCGCCCTGCTGGCCGCCCGTATGGTCGCCCTTACGGACCCAGACGTTCGATCCCGCTTGGACACGTTCCAAAAAAAACAGGCAGAAAAGGTTCGGCAAAGCCGGTCCGATCTGAAATCTCCCTCCGCTCCTCAGGAGGCCTTCGCCCAGGAATAA
- a CDS encoding phosphoribosylamine--glycine ligase codes for MKVLILGGGGREHALAWACSKSPLCTEIHGMPGNPGIAHLGPCHPGDPCRYQAVLDVVRKNHIDLVIIGPEAPLVAGVADELRANGIGVFGPGRQGATLEGSKAYAKEFMSRHAIPTAPFQICHTIGEANAALSCRQPPYVVKADGLAGGKGVFILETISQAQEVCQDLLERHTLGEAGQRVVIEDGLIGREVSVMIITDGKTWKLMPPSQDHKRAFDGDRGPNTGGMGAYAPVPWVDQVMMDAIESTVVAPSIRGLAEDGIPYRGTLYAGLMISPDGKIDVLEYNVRLGDPETQALLPLFSKDWLAVCAACANSDLSSAHWGVHDRYSVAVVMASQGYPGDYKTEKTIRGMHEAEAQGVLTFHAGTAMNNGVLMTTGGRVLSVVGMGGSIRDARQMALNGASLVTFDGGWFRRDIAGNIAHPGDTTRKKEENSR; via the coding sequence ATGAAGGTCCTTATCTTAGGTGGCGGAGGCCGGGAACACGCTCTGGCCTGGGCATGTTCTAAATCCCCTCTATGTACCGAGATTCACGGCATGCCGGGTAACCCAGGGATCGCCCATTTAGGTCCGTGTCACCCTGGAGATCCTTGCAGATATCAAGCCGTTCTTGACGTGGTCCGAAAAAATCACATCGACCTGGTGATCATCGGCCCTGAAGCACCGTTGGTTGCCGGGGTAGCAGATGAGCTTCGAGCCAACGGAATCGGCGTCTTCGGTCCCGGGAGACAAGGAGCCACTCTTGAGGGAAGCAAGGCCTACGCCAAGGAGTTCATGTCCCGGCACGCCATTCCCACCGCCCCATTTCAAATATGCCACACCATCGGTGAGGCCAACGCTGCCCTGTCTTGCCGTCAACCGCCCTATGTGGTCAAGGCCGATGGGCTGGCTGGAGGCAAGGGGGTTTTCATCCTCGAGACTATCTCGCAAGCTCAGGAGGTCTGTCAAGATCTTCTGGAACGACACACCCTGGGCGAAGCAGGACAAAGGGTCGTAATTGAGGATGGCCTGATCGGCCGAGAGGTATCGGTCATGATCATCACCGACGGAAAGACCTGGAAGCTCATGCCTCCAAGCCAAGATCACAAGAGAGCTTTCGATGGAGACAGGGGCCCCAACACTGGCGGCATGGGAGCCTATGCCCCAGTCCCGTGGGTGGATCAAGTAATGATGGATGCCATCGAGTCAACTGTGGTGGCCCCCTCTATCCGAGGCCTTGCCGAGGACGGCATTCCCTACCGGGGGACTCTCTATGCCGGTCTCATGATCTCTCCCGACGGAAAGATCGACGTTCTTGAATATAACGTTCGCCTGGGAGACCCCGAGACTCAGGCTCTCCTGCCTCTCTTCAGCAAAGACTGGCTAGCCGTATGCGCTGCCTGTGCTAACTCTGACCTCTCTTCTGCTCACTGGGGCGTACATGACCGATATTCCGTCGCCGTGGTTATGGCATCCCAAGGTTATCCAGGGGACTATAAAACCGAAAAAACTATACGGGGAATGCACGAAGCCGAAGCTCAAGGGGTTCTGACGTTTCACGCAGGGACAGCCATGAACAACGGTGTCCTGATGACAACTGGAGGACGAGTGCTCTCCGTGGTAGGGATGGGAGGCTCCATTCGTGATGCCCGTCAAATGGCCCTGAATGGGGCATCCCTGGTGACCTTTGACGGCGGATGGTTTCGACGGGACATCGCCGGGAACATAGCTCACCCCGGGGATACAACACGCAAAAAAGAGGAGAACTCGAGATGA
- a CDS encoding bifunctional phosphoribosylaminoimidazolecarboxamide formyltransferase/IMP cyclohydrolase PurH, with product MTKRALISVYNKDGIGSFSQKLQSMGWEIISSSGTAAALTEAGVSVKEISDLTGVPAMLGGRVKTLHPTVAGGILARRDRPEHMADLERHRIPTIDMVVCSLYPFEETLQSGADLDQLTEQIDIGGVTLLRAAAKNYIHVVVISDLSDCTSVLEELEHRGDVSLETRQNLALKAFASTSRYDTMITTGLRDCLGIQEERLPAHMPMCLDKVQPLRYGENPYQKAALYASVLAQQPWEQLSGTHLSYNNILDMDGALRAMAIMHNDVGVAILKHTTPCGMAVGESVLQAYHRARDCDPLSAYGGVVAVTRTVDLKAAQAMGEHFIEVLVVPDIASEALEYLSNRRPSLRIVRWRGGRPMKCQITGTWGGVLIQEDRLPTPPSPNSGRWVGSERPELWDEILLAWRVAAISKSNAVAIVKDGAAVGIGMGFCSRLFAVDFAVAQAGEKAKGAVMASDAFFPFTDGLERAAQAGITAIIQPGGSIRDDEVTEKAKELGISMFLSGHRTFRH from the coding sequence ATGACGAAACGGGCGTTGATATCGGTCTACAACAAGGATGGTATCGGAAGCTTCTCCCAAAAGCTCCAAAGTATGGGGTGGGAGATTATCTCCAGTTCTGGAACCGCTGCGGCCCTCACCGAGGCTGGTGTCTCCGTCAAGGAAATTTCGGACCTTACCGGTGTTCCAGCGATGCTGGGCGGCCGTGTCAAGACCCTCCACCCCACCGTAGCAGGAGGCATACTGGCGCGACGGGACAGACCGGAACACATGGCCGACCTCGAGCGCCATCGGATACCCACCATAGACATGGTGGTCTGCTCGCTCTATCCTTTTGAGGAGACACTTCAATCGGGTGCCGATTTGGACCAGCTCACGGAACAGATCGACATTGGCGGAGTGACTCTTCTTCGAGCTGCAGCCAAGAACTACATCCATGTCGTCGTGATCTCCGACCTGTCGGACTGCACCTCCGTGCTTGAGGAACTCGAACATCGGGGAGATGTGTCGTTGGAAACGAGGCAAAACTTAGCCCTCAAGGCCTTTGCCTCCACTTCCCGATACGATACCATGATTACAACAGGACTGAGAGACTGCTTGGGAATCCAAGAGGAAAGACTGCCTGCTCACATGCCCATGTGCCTCGATAAAGTTCAACCACTCCGTTACGGGGAAAACCCTTACCAGAAGGCAGCCCTGTATGCCTCCGTTCTCGCTCAACAGCCTTGGGAACAGCTGAGCGGCACCCACCTGTCGTACAACAACATCCTGGACATGGACGGTGCCCTCAGGGCCATGGCCATCATGCATAACGACGTAGGGGTTGCTATCTTGAAACACACCACGCCCTGTGGCATGGCCGTGGGAGAGTCAGTGCTCCAGGCATATCACCGAGCCAGAGACTGCGACCCCCTGTCAGCTTACGGAGGAGTCGTCGCAGTCACTCGAACCGTCGACCTGAAAGCCGCTCAGGCAATGGGAGAACACTTCATCGAGGTTCTGGTAGTTCCCGATATAGCCTCCGAAGCTCTCGAATATCTCTCGAACAGGCGGCCCTCCTTGCGCATCGTCAGATGGAGAGGTGGTCGCCCCATGAAATGCCAAATTACCGGCACATGGGGCGGCGTCCTGATCCAGGAGGATCGACTCCCCACGCCCCCATCCCCAAACTCCGGTCGATGGGTAGGCTCCGAGAGACCGGAGCTGTGGGATGAGATACTCCTGGCCTGGCGAGTGGCCGCCATCTCCAAGAGCAACGCCGTAGCTATCGTGAAGGACGGTGCGGCTGTCGGAATCGGGATGGGGTTTTGCAGCAGGCTCTTTGCCGTGGACTTCGCCGTTGCGCAGGCAGGAGAGAAAGCAAAAGGCGCTGTCATGGCATCGGACGCTTTTTTCCCCTTTACCGACGGACTGGAACGGGCTGCCCAGGCGGGTATCACAGCCATCATTCAACCCGGGGGCTCCATCCGAGACGACGAGGTGACTGAAAAAGCCAAAGAGCTGGGAATATCGATGTTTCTCAGCGGTCACCGGACTTTCAGGCACTGA
- a CDS encoding phosphoribosylglycinamide formyltransferase, with amino-acid sequence MTVLAILISGTGSNMEALMDRMDSGELDARTAFVGADTPAASGLNRAKIRGVPTHVLSYEKGRHKAEERLEELWKAHDLNWLVLAGFMKVLSPKFVSRHRGRIVNIHPALLPSFPGAHGIDDAWNAGVTVTGVTVHLVDAMVDHGPIVAQLPVRVRPQDNRTSLEKRIHRAEHRLYWRALRGLFSGGLAPRKDESA; translated from the coding sequence ATGACGGTTCTGGCCATACTCATCTCGGGCACCGGAAGCAACATGGAGGCATTGATGGACCGCATGGACAGCGGTGAACTGGACGCCAGAACCGCCTTTGTTGGCGCGGACACCCCTGCGGCGTCCGGTCTGAATCGGGCAAAGATCAGGGGGGTTCCGACGCACGTCCTCTCCTACGAAAAAGGTCGTCACAAGGCCGAGGAACGGCTTGAGGAACTGTGGAAGGCTCATGATCTCAACTGGCTCGTCCTTGCTGGGTTCATGAAGGTTCTCTCTCCGAAATTCGTCTCCAGACACCGAGGACGCATCGTGAATATTCACCCGGCGCTCCTTCCTTCCTTTCCTGGCGCTCACGGAATCGACGACGCATGGAATGCGGGGGTCACCGTGACGGGGGTCACCGTCCACCTGGTAGACGCGATGGTGGACCACGGCCCTATCGTGGCCCAGCTTCCGGTTCGAGTTCGCCCTCAGGACAACCGAACTTCCCTGGAGAAGCGTATCCACCGGGCGGAACATCGGCTCTACTGGCGGGCCCTCCGAGGCCTTTTTTCAGGGGGCCTTGCCCCCAGAAAGGACGAATCGGCATGA
- a CDS encoding phosphoribosylformylglycinamidine cyclo-ligase: MKNWTYEESGVSIDGGNRWVQDIGRMLLNEPIDPCVVGGIGGFNGLYDLGEGRLLAACCDGVGTKLEIATSAGVVRGLGQDLVAMSVNDLITCGARPLFFLDYLACGRLDSQRLFPVIQGVAEACRLSGCVLLGGETAEMPGTYPPQGFDLAGFAVGLVNQRNLVDGSTVTRGDVLVGLPSSGIHSNGYSLVRSALADELTGDLHHPVPELGEALATALLRPTRLYPDAAAAALSSGAVKAMAHITGGGLEENIARSLPEGLSPMIDYGSWDRPPIFTYISDRGVAEDEMRRVFNLGIGFVLTTGKENLNRLVSTLNETGEEAIIMGTVA, translated from the coding sequence ATGAAGAACTGGACATATGAAGAGTCAGGAGTGAGCATCGACGGGGGGAATCGATGGGTCCAAGACATCGGACGGATGCTCTTGAACGAACCCATCGATCCCTGCGTCGTAGGCGGTATCGGCGGTTTCAACGGACTCTATGATCTTGGAGAGGGGCGTCTTCTGGCAGCCTGTTGTGACGGAGTGGGGACAAAGCTGGAGATCGCGACTTCCGCCGGGGTCGTCCGGGGGCTTGGTCAGGACCTGGTGGCCATGAGCGTCAACGATCTGATTACCTGCGGAGCTCGCCCCTTGTTTTTTCTGGATTATCTTGCCTGTGGCCGTCTGGACTCCCAGAGGTTATTTCCGGTGATCCAGGGAGTGGCTGAGGCCTGTCGCCTCTCAGGATGCGTCCTTCTTGGAGGGGAGACCGCCGAGATGCCCGGCACCTACCCGCCGCAGGGGTTCGACCTGGCAGGTTTCGCCGTCGGTCTGGTGAACCAGCGGAACCTGGTAGATGGCTCCACGGTAACTCGTGGCGATGTGCTGGTCGGCTTACCTAGCTCGGGGATCCACAGTAACGGGTACTCACTGGTCCGCTCAGCTCTTGCCGATGAGCTGACAGGAGACCTGCACCACCCCGTTCCTGAGCTGGGCGAAGCCCTGGCAACGGCGTTGCTCCGGCCAACTCGTCTCTACCCCGACGCTGCTGCTGCAGCCCTGTCCTCGGGGGCCGTGAAGGCCATGGCCCACATCACAGGAGGCGGACTGGAGGAAAATATCGCTCGTTCCCTGCCGGAGGGCCTGTCCCCGATGATCGACTACGGCAGTTGGGACAGACCACCGATCTTTACCTATATCTCCGACCGAGGCGTCGCCGAGGACGAGATGCGCCGGGTGTTCAACCTGGGGATCGGCTTCGTCCTGACAACTGGGAAAGAGAATCTGAACCGACTCGTATCGACTCTGAACGAGACAGGGGAAGAAGCTATCATCATGGGGACGGTGGCATGA
- the purF gene encoding amidophosphoribosyltransferase — MCGVFGAFSLSGRPVLEEVYLGLYALQHRGQESAGVAWIDGNDQIRTRKGQGLVHLALNQADLATIPARSAIGHVRYSTTGGGRTANVQPLAANYCRGPVAIAHNGNLSNASRVRQYLENRGAIFQSTTDTEVVLHLMAHQPHKPELDALADSLKKLKGAYSLAVALKNRLVAARDPWGFRPLALGQRDDVYYVSSESCALDLVGASMIRELEPGEILVVDDQGLRSLRIPVTPKRRFLCSFEFVYFARPDSVLSGRSVYQVRKEMGRLLARRSPCNGNCVACMPDSGTVAAMGYAQESGIPYEKAIVRNRYSGRTFIEPTQRVRELGVRKKLNPVREVIQGQTLAVVDDSIVRGTTSRRMVELLLNYGAQGVHVRVSSPPVRFPCYYGIDTPTREELAAARSDEATLCAEIGAKSLAYLTEADLLQAIGLPDREVCTACFSGNYMEDGEDYEELDI; from the coding sequence GTGTGCGGAGTTTTCGGGGCCTTCTCCCTATCAGGCCGACCGGTGCTGGAGGAGGTGTACCTGGGGCTTTACGCTCTTCAGCATCGAGGGCAGGAGTCGGCAGGGGTTGCCTGGATTGACGGCAACGACCAGATCCGAACCCGTAAAGGACAGGGGCTCGTTCACTTAGCCCTCAATCAGGCTGACCTGGCAACTATACCGGCCCGATCAGCTATCGGTCACGTTCGGTACTCAACAACGGGGGGAGGAAGAACAGCCAACGTCCAGCCTCTCGCGGCCAACTACTGTCGAGGACCGGTTGCTATCGCCCATAATGGTAACCTCTCCAACGCGTCCAGAGTTCGACAGTACCTGGAGAACCGAGGTGCGATCTTCCAGTCGACCACCGACACAGAGGTGGTCCTGCACCTCATGGCTCACCAACCCCACAAGCCGGAACTGGACGCTCTGGCAGATTCGCTCAAAAAACTCAAAGGTGCGTATTCCTTGGCTGTCGCACTAAAAAACCGCCTGGTTGCAGCCCGGGATCCTTGGGGATTCCGCCCATTAGCACTGGGACAACGGGATGACGTGTACTACGTATCATCGGAAAGCTGCGCCTTGGACCTCGTGGGAGCCTCCATGATTCGAGAGCTCGAACCAGGAGAAATTCTGGTGGTCGACGATCAGGGACTGCGGTCCCTCCGAATCCCCGTTACGCCCAAGCGGCGGTTTCTCTGTTCCTTCGAGTTCGTCTACTTTGCCCGCCCCGACAGCGTTCTCTCTGGCAGGTCAGTGTACCAGGTACGAAAAGAAATGGGGAGACTTCTGGCACGCCGGTCACCTTGCAATGGGAACTGCGTGGCCTGTATGCCAGACAGCGGTACGGTCGCAGCCATGGGATACGCCCAGGAGTCCGGTATCCCTTACGAAAAGGCCATCGTGCGAAACCGATACTCGGGACGAACGTTTATCGAACCTACCCAGAGGGTCCGGGAGCTGGGAGTTCGCAAGAAGCTGAACCCCGTCCGAGAGGTCATTCAGGGACAGACACTGGCCGTGGTTGACGACTCCATCGTTCGGGGAACCACGTCCCGGCGAATGGTAGAGCTTCTTCTGAACTACGGAGCCCAGGGAGTCCACGTGAGAGTTTCGTCGCCCCCGGTTCGATTTCCCTGCTATTATGGCATCGACACGCCGACCAGGGAGGAGCTGGCTGCCGCCCGATCCGACGAAGCGACTCTCTGCGCCGAGATTGGCGCAAAATCGCTGGCCTACCTGACCGAGGCAGACCTGCTGCAGGCCATCGGTCTTCCTGATCGAGAGGTCTGTACCGCCTGTTTCAGCGGCAACTATATGGAGGATGGAGAGGACTATGAAGAACTGGACATATGA
- a CDS encoding phosphoribosylformylglycinamidine synthase II, whose protein sequence is MKPSQAGLRPQEYEVLVDRLGREPNELELRIMGVMWSEHCSYKSTKALLRLFSSEGPSVLMGPGENAGVVDAGDSMAMAFKVESHNHPSAIAPYQGAATGVGGIIRDVMALGARPVALMDGLFFGTPDDRSSRALADGIVKGIGGYGNCVGVPTIGGMTTYHRDYTGNPLVNAFCAGVAPTDRLVRSQTAKPGQVVLLLGSKTGRDGIAGAAFASSELAEDRSGVPSIQIGDPFAEKLLIEACLSLRDQGLLVSMQDMGAAGILSSSSEIAAKSGVSMTLNFDAVPLRALGMEPWEIALSESQERMLLVVEPQSVEAVMEVANHWELDCAVIGKTEEGDRYRILWKGEVAADMPASVVGSDCPEIHWASERPSDLEDRWTLDLNSIPQPENWNEAILDLLSSPSHQSRREIYEQYDSMVQTNTVTGPGSPVSVIRIEGSSRLAVMTMEARPLLCSLDPYRGSAEVVARACRALAVAGARPAGATDCLNFPSPERPDQFWALEQSVRGLADACSALSCPVVSGNVSLYNETSRGPILPSPLIGMVGFLHGRDELLSSGRWSEGNRLFLVGTTTPALDGGSYLMEHHGILKGRPTEFVSDSEQEFAERAIHTAHTQAATSGRPISGGGLVMALAQEAILGTLGAQVRFPTTTRRDVVLFGEGGPRALYAVPTDQIDKFRSIWKGFPYAEIGIVEGDSLIVENLVDISVLVLQERWGL, encoded by the coding sequence ATGAAACCATCTCAGGCGGGCCTACGCCCTCAGGAATACGAGGTTCTGGTGGACCGTCTCGGTCGAGAGCCTAACGAGCTGGAGCTTCGGATCATGGGAGTTATGTGGTCGGAGCATTGCAGCTATAAATCGACCAAGGCCCTGCTTCGACTCTTCTCCTCAGAGGGCCCGTCAGTGCTCATGGGGCCTGGTGAAAACGCCGGTGTCGTCGACGCCGGTGACAGCATGGCTATGGCGTTTAAGGTCGAGAGCCATAATCACCCCTCCGCGATAGCTCCCTATCAAGGAGCAGCGACCGGTGTGGGAGGTATCATTCGAGACGTTATGGCTCTGGGAGCCCGCCCCGTAGCTCTCATGGACGGTCTGTTTTTCGGCACACCGGACGACAGGAGCTCCCGTGCCCTGGCGGACGGGATCGTCAAGGGAATCGGCGGCTACGGCAACTGCGTGGGAGTCCCGACAATAGGAGGGATGACGACCTATCACCGTGATTATACCGGGAACCCTCTGGTCAACGCCTTTTGTGCCGGTGTGGCACCAACGGATCGGTTAGTCCGCTCTCAGACGGCAAAACCAGGCCAAGTGGTCCTCCTTCTGGGATCCAAGACGGGGCGGGATGGCATAGCCGGAGCGGCTTTTGCATCATCTGAGCTGGCCGAGGACCGATCAGGAGTACCTTCTATTCAGATTGGAGACCCATTCGCGGAGAAGCTCCTCATTGAGGCATGTCTCTCCCTCAGGGATCAGGGCCTTCTGGTGAGCATGCAGGATATGGGAGCTGCTGGAATACTGTCATCATCCAGCGAGATCGCTGCCAAGAGCGGCGTGTCCATGACCCTGAATTTTGACGCCGTTCCACTTCGAGCTCTCGGGATGGAGCCATGGGAAATTGCTCTTTCCGAATCTCAGGAACGAATGCTTCTGGTCGTCGAGCCTCAATCGGTGGAAGCGGTTATGGAGGTGGCAAACCACTGGGAGCTCGACTGCGCCGTCATCGGCAAAACCGAGGAGGGAGACCGATATCGCATCCTCTGGAAGGGAGAGGTCGCAGCCGATATGCCCGCCTCCGTGGTTGGGAGCGACTGTCCCGAGATCCACTGGGCATCCGAGCGCCCCTCCGACCTGGAAGATCGATGGACGCTGGACCTGAACTCCATTCCTCAACCCGAAAACTGGAACGAGGCCATCCTCGATCTCTTGAGCTCGCCGTCCCACCAATCCCGGAGAGAAATCTACGAGCAGTACGACTCCATGGTCCAGACTAACACGGTGACCGGCCCCGGAAGCCCCGTGAGCGTCATCCGGATCGAGGGATCGTCTCGGTTGGCCGTCATGACCATGGAGGCACGTCCCCTCCTGTGCTCTCTCGATCCCTATCGTGGCTCTGCCGAGGTGGTTGCCAGAGCATGCCGGGCCCTGGCCGTCGCCGGAGCACGGCCTGCCGGAGCCACTGACTGCCTGAACTTCCCATCCCCCGAGCGACCAGATCAGTTCTGGGCCCTGGAACAATCCGTTCGAGGGCTGGCCGATGCGTGCTCGGCCCTGAGCTGTCCCGTGGTGTCGGGAAACGTAAGTCTGTACAACGAGACCTCCAGAGGCCCTATACTCCCCTCCCCTTTGATCGGCATGGTGGGATTCCTCCACGGCCGGGATGAGCTTCTTTCAAGTGGCCGATGGAGCGAGGGAAACAGGCTCTTTCTCGTAGGGACGACTACCCCCGCTCTGGACGGCGGGTCGTACCTGATGGAACATCATGGCATTCTGAAGGGGCGCCCTACGGAGTTCGTCTCCGATTCCGAACAAGAGTTCGCAGAACGGGCGATACATACCGCCCACACTCAGGCCGCCACGTCGGGGCGTCCTATCTCCGGAGGAGGTCTGGTCATGGCTCTCGCTCAGGAGGCCATATTGGGCACCCTGGGAGCTCAGGTTCGATTCCCAACCACTACCAGACGAGATGTCGTGCTCTTCGGAGAAGGAGGCCCACGAGCGCTGTATGCGGTCCCGACCGACCAGATCGATAAATTCCGCTCCATATGGAAGGGGTTCCCCTACGCAGAGATCGGGATCGTTGAGGGAGACAGCCTGATCGTCGAGAATCTGGTGGATATATCGGTGCTCGTGCTCCAAGAACGGTGGGGACTCTAA
- a CDS encoding phosphoribosylformylglycinamidine synthase I: protein MNPTVVVFPGSNCDRDVYRAIKETVGISPHMTMWHRDRLPEGTNLVILPGGFSYGDYLRCGAIAKTAPIMADVRRHAERGGLVLGICNGFQILTEAGLLPGALLVNRDLTFICRPVVLRVERNDTAFTGDYSVEQKVTIPIAHYEGRYHLPKDDLKTLESNGQVVFRYDGENPNGALNDIAGVINEEGNVLGMMPHPERYTEAILGGEDGAAMWTSLRKWIERTGG, encoded by the coding sequence ATGAACCCGACGGTGGTTGTCTTTCCCGGCAGCAACTGCGACCGGGACGTGTACAGGGCAATTAAGGAAACGGTCGGAATATCTCCGCATATGACCATGTGGCACCGAGACAGACTTCCCGAGGGTACGAACCTGGTGATCCTCCCTGGGGGATTTTCCTATGGTGACTACCTCAGGTGTGGTGCGATAGCGAAAACGGCCCCGATCATGGCCGATGTCCGACGACATGCTGAGAGAGGCGGACTCGTCCTGGGAATATGCAACGGTTTTCAGATCCTCACCGAGGCAGGACTGTTACCGGGAGCGCTGCTGGTAAACCGAGACCTGACATTCATCTGCCGCCCCGTGGTCCTCCGAGTCGAACGGAACGACACAGCCTTCACCGGGGACTACTCCGTGGAACAAAAGGTAACCATCCCCATCGCCCACTACGAGGGGCGGTATCACCTCCCGAAAGATGACTTGAAGACCCTGGAGAGCAACGGCCAGGTGGTCTTTCGATACGACGGAGAAAACCCAAACGGCGCCCTGAACGATATCGCCGGCGTGATTAACGAGGAAGGCAACGTGTTGGGCATGATGCCTCACCCGGAAAGATACACCGAGGCGATCCTGGGCGGAGAGGACGGAGCAGCTATGTGGACATCCCTTCGGAAATGGATTGAAAGGACCGGTGGCTGA
- a CDS encoding phosphoribosylformylglycinamidine synthase: MSFRATVLIRLKDDVLDTRGKAVAASLKRLGYQEPSVRVGRCMVIDLEDRDITSAEQQVHRMCQDLLVNPIIEEYTIRMESLG, translated from the coding sequence ATGAGCTTTCGAGCGACCGTACTCATCCGGCTCAAGGATGATGTGCTGGACACCCGAGGAAAAGCAGTCGCCGCATCCCTGAAGCGTCTGGGCTACCAAGAACCATCGGTCAGGGTGGGACGTTGCATGGTCATCGACCTGGAGGACCGTGACATAACATCTGCTGAGCAACAAGTACATCGTATGTGTCAGGATCTGTTGGTGAACCCCATCATCGAGGAATACACGATCCGCATGGAGTCTCTGGGATGA